The Chlorobaculum sp. MV4-Y genome contains the following window.
AACCGGATTGGGAAGTGCGGCCGCCAACCTCGCTGACTGGCTGGCCGTCAGTTGTGACGCCCTGACACCGTAATAGTGCCGGGCAGCCTCATCGATGCCAAAAATCCCGTCTCCCCACTCCGCCACATTGACGTACAGCTCAAGAATCCGGCGCTTCGAGAGCGTCTGTTCTATCCGCCAGGTCAGAATCGCCTCCTTCATCTTTCTCAACGGATTTTTCGACGGAGAAAGATACAAGTTCTTGGCAAGCTGCTGGCTGATGGTGCTGGCTCCAAATTTGAACTCACCAGCCTTGATATTCTTTTCAATCGCCCCCTCCATAGCCTCGAAATCGAACCCCTCATGATGCCAGAAGTTGTTGTCCTCAGAAATGAGCACCGCCTTGATCAGAGACGGGGATACCTTCTTCAGCGGCACCCAGCGCTGTTTAATAGTTTTATCGCGACCTTCACTGCGCCACTCGGCCTCTCGATACTCCATAAAGGCGGTTTTTCCGGGATTGGTATGCGCCAATCGGGAAACATCGGGGATAAAAAAATATCTGCCTACATCGACAACCAGCAAAAGCAGGATAAACAGAATGGCGTTTCTGAGCAATTTCATGGAGATATCGGCGGTTCCGCGTTTTTGATGACTCGTTTCCTCCCTGAGTATAAGGTTTTACAGCTGCAGAAAAAACGGGTTAGGCGCTCAACCGCCACCATGCCGGTTTTTTCTTTTTTAACTAACTTTAAACGGTGCAACGAAAAAACGTTGACCGCATTTGAAACCTATGATTATGGATAAGCCATGAAGCACTCAAAAAAAACTCTCGGTATCGCCCTTGCCGTCAGCATTGGCGTACTGGCAACTGCAACACTTCCGGCCACCGCTTCGGCGGCTGTGGACGGCAAGGTTGTCTTTGACAAGAATTGCAGCGTTTGCCACTCGATCGCCCCACCGCCAAAATCGGCTCCCCCCATTCTGCCCATCTCCGCCCGCTACCATCAGCGTTTTTCATCGCGCGCCGAAGGCATCAAATACATGGCTGACTTCATAAAGTCACCGTCAAAAAAGAAAGTGCTTGCCGACCAGCAGGCAATTACGCGTTTCGGCCTCATGCCGCCAATACAGCTCAGTGCCGCAGAGCTGAACGCCGTGGCCGCGTGGGTTTGGAATCAGAACTCCGGCGGCAACTGGAGACCAGGCCGTGGCGCAGGACAAGGGAACTGTTACCAGCGCTGAGCAATTGCCGTCAAAACCGGTCATAAAAAAAGCAGCAGATGCGACCCTGCTGCTTTTTTCCCGTCTGAACGACCTCATTATGAGTGGTGAGGAGTACCCTTGGGCAGACTCGAACTGCCGACCAACAGTTTAGGAAACTGCTGCTCTATCCACTGAGCTACAAGGGTATCATTACTCTGGGCGGAAATGTACGAACTTATTTTTCAGGAAACAAACCTCTGAAAAGAGGCCTTCGGCTTTTTGCATTTCCTTTTTTGATCCACGATGTCCGCGACATTCGCAGCTGACCGCTCCTATGTTCTTCCGAACATACGGTCAAGTTCGCCAAGTGAAAGCCTGATGATCACTGGCCTGCCATGCGGACAGACGTAGGGCATCCGGGTGGCGAAGAGGCGGTCGATGAGCATCCGCATCTCCTCGACGCCGAGTTTCTGGCCGGTCATGATAGCGTTGCGGCAGGAGTACGATTTGGCGAGGTTGTCGCGCTTTTCGAGCTTCAGCTTCGCGGCATTCTCCTGATACTCGGCAATCATGTCCTGCAAGATCGTTGCCTCCGCACCATCGCGCACATCAGGCGGCACCCCCTCGATCATGACGCTCATTCCGCCAAAAGGCCGGATGTTAAAGCCAAGCCTGTACAACTCGTCACTGATCTCCTCGAAAACCTCGTACTGCCACGGTTTAAGGTCGATCTTCTGCGGAAACAGCAACTGCTGAGAGTTCGGCGCCGCCTCGTTCATCACGTCGATGGCGCGCTCGTAAAGCACACGCTCGTGCGCCACGTGCTGATCGATAATCATCAGCCCGGTCTTGATCTGGCAGATAATGTACTTGTTGTGCAGCTGCCAGATTTTCGGCTCTTTCTCCGGTGCGACCGGGTTCTGCTCGTCGGCGATGGCCGGCTCATCCGCCGACGGGGTCAGCAGCGACTCCTGTACCATCAGAGCCGGGCCTGTTCCGGCAAACGGCGATGTTTCCGGTGAACAGTCGAAAAGCGGCGGCGGAACGGCAACGGGAGCACTGAACGCCCCCTCCCGGTAATTCCGGTACAGATCACCCGTCGTCGAGGTTTTTCCAGAAAACGAGGAGTACGAGAGCTTCCGCGACGGAGCTTCCGGCAATCCCGGTTCGCCCTGACCGGCAGACGCGTATGGCATCGAAAGCGACGCCTCGGGTGAAAAATCAGCCGTTCGGATGGCGCGCTTGACCACCGGATAGACCATGCTCCGAATGCTTTTTTCATCCTCGAAGCGCACTTCGAGTTTTGCCGGATGGACGTTCACATCCACCAGCGCCGGGTCGAGACCAAGAAAGAGCAGCGCAAAAGGAGACTGCCGCTCTTCGAGCAACTCGCCGTAAGCCTGCTGCACCGCCTGCACGAGCATCCTGTTCTGGATCAGGCGGCGGTTGATGAAAAAGTACTGGTCATATTTCTGGCGCACCATCATTCCCGGCTTGCCGAGATAGCCGCTGATGGTCATGTAGTCGTTCTCCTCGGTCACCTCGATGAGGCTCTCGCCGAATCCCTCGCCGTAAAAGTGACTCAGCCGCTCCCGCACGTCGGGCGTGCGGAGGTGGAACAGCTCCTCGTCGTCGTTGATCATGCGCCACTCGATCTCGGGATAGGAGAGCACGAACGCCTTGACCGTCTCATGGATGTGTTTGAACTCGGTGGCGTTGGATTTGAGGAACTTGCGGCGGGCGGGCACGTTGAAAAAGAGGTTCCGGACAGCAATGGAGGTGCCGGGTTCACACTGCGCGGGCTGGGGAGTTTCGATAACTCCGCCGTCGCTTTTGAGCAACGTGCCAAGCGGATTGCCCGCCTTGCGGGTCTTCAGCTCGAAGTGCGAGACCGAGGAGATGCTCGCCAGCGCCTCGCCGCGAAAACCGAGCGTGCGGAGCGCATCGAGGTCGTCAACCTCAGAAATCTTGCTGGTGGCGAAGCGCTCCACGCTGAGCAGCACGTCGTCGCTCTCCATGCCGCAGCCATTGTCGATGATCTGCACGAGCTGCCGACCGGCATCTTTTATAATGACGGTGATGCGGCTCGCGCCGGAGTCGATGGAGTTCTCGATCAGCTCCTTGACCGCCGAGGCCGGGCGCTGCACCACCTCGCCAGCGGAGATTTTATTAGCGACAATATCGGGAAGTCTTGCAATGGAAGCCATACAATGAACACACGGTTTTCAATGAATCCAGTCTCGTCCGGGGCACTCCCGGGTCATCAGTATCATTCGACAAAGTGGCATATTCCGGGAGCTTTTGAAAGCGTCGCTGAAAAATATCAGAACTCCATCTCTTTCAGACGAACCAACAATCCTCGAAGCGCGGCTTCGCTGAAGCGGAGTTTGTTCTGGCGGCGGTCGCCGTACATGATGAGGCGGGTGGCCTCGACCTGCACCGAGCCATCGGGCGACTTCGAGGCGACGCCGACGCAAACCGTGCCGACGGGCTTCTCCGGCGTGCTGCCGCCCGGCCCCGCGATGCCGGTGGTGGCGACGGCGATATCCGCACCGCTCCGTTCGAGGCAGCCGCGCGCCATCTCCGAGGCGACTGGCTCGCTCACCGCGCCGTGCTCTTCGATGGTGGCGGGAT
Protein-coding sequences here:
- a CDS encoding c-type cytochrome yields the protein MKHSKKTLGIALAVSIGVLATATLPATASAAVDGKVVFDKNCSVCHSIAPPPKSAPPILPISARYHQRFSSRAEGIKYMADFIKSPSKKKVLADQQAITRFGLMPPIQLSAAELNAVAAWVWNQNSGGNWRPGRGAGQGNCYQR
- the mutL gene encoding DNA mismatch repair endonuclease MutL, yielding MASIARLPDIVANKISAGEVVQRPASAVKELIENSIDSGASRITVIIKDAGRQLVQIIDNGCGMESDDVLLSVERFATSKISEVDDLDALRTLGFRGEALASISSVSHFELKTRKAGNPLGTLLKSDGGVIETPQPAQCEPGTSIAVRNLFFNVPARRKFLKSNATEFKHIHETVKAFVLSYPEIEWRMINDDEELFHLRTPDVRERLSHFYGEGFGESLIEVTEENDYMTISGYLGKPGMMVRQKYDQYFFINRRLIQNRMLVQAVQQAYGELLEERQSPFALLFLGLDPALVDVNVHPAKLEVRFEDEKSIRSMVYPVVKRAIRTADFSPEASLSMPYASAGQGEPGLPEAPSRKLSYSSFSGKTSTTGDLYRNYREGAFSAPVAVPPPLFDCSPETSPFAGTGPALMVQESLLTPSADEPAIADEQNPVAPEKEPKIWQLHNKYIICQIKTGLMIIDQHVAHERVLYERAIDVMNEAAPNSQQLLFPQKIDLKPWQYEVFEEISDELYRLGFNIRPFGGMSVMIEGVPPDVRDGAEATILQDMIAEYQENAAKLKLEKRDNLAKSYSCRNAIMTGQKLGVEEMRMLIDRLFATRMPYVCPHGRPVIIRLSLGELDRMFGRT
- the mtgA gene encoding monofunctional biosynthetic peptidoglycan transglycosylase; amino-acid sequence: MKLLRNAILFILLLLVVDVGRYFFIPDVSRLAHTNPGKTAFMEYREAEWRSEGRDKTIKQRWVPLKKVSPSLIKAVLISEDNNFWHHEGFDFEAMEGAIEKNIKAGEFKFGASTISQQLAKNLYLSPSKNPLRKMKEAILTWRIEQTLSKRRILELYVNVAEWGDGIFGIDEAARHYYGVRASQLTASQSARLAAALPNPVVYPPDGSSRFVKDRAKHIYAIMLRRGLVLPDYREVMSAPDTPVTQPPDSIVVGVPEQLIQQASQPDSIKQESTPEPAAEDTSENTQSGK